From one Musa acuminata AAA Group cultivar baxijiao chromosome BXJ2-6, Cavendish_Baxijiao_AAA, whole genome shotgun sequence genomic stretch:
- the LOC103988542 gene encoding uncharacterized protein LOC103988542: MASAMVNNVALPPLPEAFPWFSPRISFSHDSADPTPVAPREGRPDGHAEDFEFRLHDDPVTMLPADELFSGGKLVPMQLAAPNPAPESEIARSEPPETARKVDIAGPDSYAFSPRAPRCTTRWRELLGLRRALAKPPGVHVTAPVPSAAAPAASKNPIPRSSIKHLLHRHHKPASPVASLSLPLLRDSDRESVAIASRISLSSSSSSSSSGPDHEDLGRLSIDSDKPSRVPPRVRLARPRPATPASSRVGLRPAEPAAPAPPRGASVDSPRMSSSGKIVFHGLERSSSSPGSFTGGPRPRPRGVERSYSANVRVAPVLNVVPVCSLRGSGKPVSVLGLAHVLSPQQQKDRIGSARNRAELARSARRRDQIRTLPQKYF; this comes from the coding sequence ATGGCGTCCGCTATGGTCAACAACGTCGCCCTCCCGCCGCTGCCGGAGGCCTTCCCCTGGTTCAGCCCTCGGATCTCATTCAGCCACGACTCCGCCGACCCCACCCCCGTCGCCCCGCGGGAGGGCCGCCCCGACGGCCATGCGGAGGACTTCGAGTTCCGCCTCCACGATGACCCCGTCACGATGCTACCCGCCGACGAGCTCTTCTCCGGCGGCAAGCTGGTGCCCATGCAGCTGGCTGCGCCGAATCCGGCTCCGGAGTCGGAGATCGCCCGGTCGGAGCCCCCTGAGACGGCGCGGAAGGTGGACATCGCCGGTCCCGACTCCTACGCGTTCTCCCCCCGCGCGCCCAGGTGCACCACCCGGTGGCGCGAGCTCCTCGGCCTCAGGAGGGCCCTCGCGAAGCCGCCTGGTGTCCATGTAACCGCCCCCGTGCCCTCCGCTGCGGCCCCCGCCGCTTCCAAGAATCCTATCCCTCGGTCGTCTATCAAGCATCTGCTACACCGCCACCACAAGCCCGCTTCTCCGGTCGCGTCGCTGAGCCTCCCTCTCCTCCGCGACTCAGATCGCGAGTCCGTGGCGATCGCCTCCCggatctccctctcctcctcctcttcctcgtcctcctccggcCCCGACCACGAGGACCTCGGGAGGCTCTCTATCGACTCGGACAAACCCAGCCGCGTCCCTCCCCGGGTCCGCCTAGCCCGGCCGCGCCCCGCAACCCCAGCGTCATCGAGGGTCGGACTCCGGCCGGCAGAACCAGCAGCGCCGGCCCCGCCGCGGGGGGCATCGGTGGACAGCCCGCGGATGAGCTCGTCGGGGAAGATCGTGTTCCATGGCCTGGAGCGGAGTTCGAGCAGCCCTGGGAGCTTCACTGGCGGCCCGAGACCGCGGCCGCGCGGGGTGGAGCGGTCCTACTCCGCCAACGTCCGCGTCGCTCCGGTCCTCAACGTCGTCCCCGTCTGCTCCCTGCGCGGGTCGGGCAAGCCTGTCTCCGTCTTGGGTCTCGCCCACGTGTTGTCGCCGCAGCAGCAGAAGGACCGGATCGGCTCGGCCCGTAACCGGGCTGAATTGGCCCGGTCGGCCCGGCGTCGAGACCAAATCCGCACCCTTCcccaaaaatatttttag
- the LOC135585689 gene encoding LRR receptor-like serine/threonine-protein kinase FLS2, translating to MALRQTLPLLLLLLCSLMAAEVATSGRSISDVQVEALLAFKASISDDPLGALADWNTTIHHCNWSGLACDPSTDAVISISLPQMHLRGRLSPYLGNISTLQFLDLTANYFFGPVPPELGLLPQLSEFGLSENLLSGLIPSEFGSLESLQWLDVSNNSFSGSIPDSICNCTSLLILILGSNNLTGTIPSCIGNLINLQFFTAYYNYLIGPLPDSFERLTNLQTLDLSVNQLSGTIPPALGNFSHLEVVQLYENSFVGVIPPELGQCSNLTLLNIYSNQLSGSIPPQLGELHKLKALRVYDNKLNSTIPASLSRCKSLVSLGLSENELTGRIPSEFGSLTSVQWLSLHVNRLTGEIPPSLMNLTNLRYLSLSENSLSGPIPPNIGSLHKLEFLVIHHNSLDGPIPVSITNCSHLFNVSVTNNKFTGGLPFGLGKLQNFTFFSVGSNLLSGSVPEDLFNCSKLKTLDLAVNKLTGSLSPEIGKLTNLGILQLQHNSLSGLIPPEIGNLSMLFKLQLRSNNFVGQVPTEISKMSSLQGLFLGKNSLEGEIPKQVFQLERLVLLDLQFNRFVGPIPEAMGNLQQLAYLYLNDNMINGSIPQAMKNLRRLLMLDLSHNRLSGSIPGAVMASMSNMQMYLNLSNNMFVGSLPMEIGGLEMVQEIDLSNNQLSGSIPASLKACKNLDSLDISANKFSGELPASIFPQLDLLTSLNLSNNELYGQLPSSISELKSLVSLDVSHNRFSGQIPESLANLTSLQTLNLSFNQFEGFIPKGGIFSNLSSSNLEGNPALCGSTSSSTCKKGSQKLTTKALIIVITLCSLFVFLLVLFVGLICFWKRDKNQFSHHAMELSTELPLIPDLKRFTRSELEVATESFSEENVIGRSNLSTVYKGRLEGDEHFVAVKRLNLEQFPVESDKCFFTELKVLSRLKHRNLVKVLGYAWESGKMKALTLEFMENGNLESIIHSPQINRSRWTIYERLQVCISVANGLAYLHSGYDFPIVHCDLKPSNILLDRDWVAHVSDFGTARMLGVHLQDGSNQTSSAAFQGTIGYMAPEFAYMRRASTKVDVFSFGVVMMELFTKRRPTGLIEENGISLTLQQLVEKAIVTGLDSVLQIIDGDMNLASEIEEERVTGVLELALSCTNFSAEDRPDMNEVLLSLLRLIRDKN from the exons ATGGCGCTAAGACAGACTTTACCGCTGTTGCTGCTGCTCCTCTGCTCCCTAATGGCTGCAGAGGTGGCGACCTCAGGGAGGTCTATCTCCGATGTCCAAGTCGAGGCTTTGCTGGCCTTCAAGGCCTCCATCTCCGATGACCCTCTCGGCGCACTGGCCGATTGGAACACCACCATTCATCACTGCAACTGGAGCGGGCTGGCCTGTGACCCATCAACCGATGCCGTCATCTCCATCAGCCTTCCCCAGATGCATCTCAGGGGCAGGCTATCCCCGTATCTCGGAAACATCTCCACTCTCCAATTCCTTGATCTCACTGCCAACTACTTCTTCGGTCCGGTCCCTCCTGAACTCGGACTTCTGCCTCAACTCAGTGAGTTTGGTCTGAGTGAGAATCTTCTGTCAGGGCTGATACCTTCAGAATTTGGTAGCTTGGAAAGTCTTCAGTGGTTGGATGTAAGCAACAATTCCTTCAGTGGAAGCATCCCGGACAGCATCTGCAACTGCACATCTCTCTTAATTCTAATCCTCGGTTCGAATAATCTGACTGGTACTATCCCTTCATGCATCGGTAACTTGATAAATCTTCAGTTCTTCACGGCGTATTACAATTATCTCATCGGTCCCTTGCCTGATTCATTTGAAAGGCTAACAAATCTGCAGACGCTAGACCTTAGTGTGAATCAGTTGTCAGGAACTATACCTCCTGCGCTCGGTAACTTCTCGCATTTGGAAGTTGTTCAGCTTTACGAGAACAGTTTTGTTGGTGTCATCCCTCCTGAGCTAGGCCAGTGCTCAAACCTGACCTTGTTGAACATTTACAGCAATCAACTCAGTGGCAGCATTCCCCCTCAGCTCGGAGAATTACACAAGCTAAAAGCTTTACGTGTATATGACAACAAGTTGAATTCAACGATTCCTGCTTCCCTATCCCGTTGCAAGTCGTTAGTCTCTCTTGGTCTTTCTGAGAATGAGCTAACCGGTCGAATTCCATCTGAATTTGGGTCTCTTACTTCAGTTCAGTGGCTTTCTCTTCATGTCAACAGATTGACAGGAGAAATCCCTCCATCGTTGATGAACTTGACGAACCTCAGGTACCTGTCCTTGAGTGAGAATTCACTGTCAGGACCGATACCGCCGAACATAGGATCACTCCACAAGCTGGAGTTTTTGGTCATTCACCACAACTCTTTGGATGGCCCGATTCCAGTGAGCATCACCAATTGTTCTCATCTATTCAATGTAAGTGTTACTAACAACAAGTTCACAGGGGGATTACCTTTTGGGTTGGGTAAGTTGCAGAACTTCACGTTCTTCTCGGTTGGATCTAATTTGCTCTCTGGAAGCGTTCCTGAAGATCTGTTCAACTGTAGCAAGCTCAAAACTCTGGACTTGGCAGTCAACAAGTTAACCGGCTCACTCAGTCCAGAgattggaaaactaaccaacttagGGATCTTACAGTTGCAGCATAATTCCTTGTCCGGATTGATTCCACCAGAGATTGGAAATCTTAGCATGTTGTTCAAATTACAGCTTCGTAGCAATAATTTTGTTGGTCAGGTTCCCACAGAGATCTCAAAGATGTCAAGTCTTCAGGGACTCTTCCTTGGAAAGAATTCTCTTGAAGGAGAGATTCCCAAGCAGGTGTTTCAACTGGAACGGCTTGTTCTGTTGGATCTGCAGTTCAACAGGTTTGTAGGGCCTATCCCAGAGGCCATGGGAAATCTCCAACAGCTCGCTTATCTGTACCTCAACGATAACATGATTAATGGCTCAATTCCACAAGCTATGAAGAATCTGCGGCGACTTCTCATGTTGGATCTTTCACATAATCGGCTAAGCGGATCGATTCCAGGTGCTGTGATGGCAAGCATGTCAAACATGCAGATGTACTTGAATCTATCAAATAATATGTTTGTAGGTTCTCTGCCAATGGAAATTGGTGGTCTAGAAATGGTTCAAGAAATTGATCTCTCAAACAACCAACTGTCAGGGAGTATTCCTGCTTCGCTGAAGGCCTGTAAGAACTTGGACTCGCTGGACATCTCTGCTAATAAATTTTCAGGTGAGCTACCTGCCAGTATTTTTCCTCAGCTTGACTTGCTTACTAGCTTGAATCTCTCAAACAATGAGTTATACGGACAACTTCCCAGCAGCATATCAGAGCTAAAGAGCCTTGTCTCCCTTGATGTTTCTCACAATCGGTTCAGCGGACAGATACCAGAGAGCTTGGCTAATCTTACAAGCTTACAAACACTCAACCTTTCTTTCAATCAGTTCGAAGGGTTCATTCCAAAAGGTGGGATATTTAGTAATTTGTCTTCATCGAATTTGGAAGGAAATCCTGCACTATGTGgctcaacttcttcttctacctGCAAGAAAGGAAGCCAGAAGTTGACAACAAAGGCATTGATCATTGTTATTACATTATGCTCTCTATTTGTTTTCCTGCTAGTGCTTTTTGTGGGACTGATCTGCTTCTGGAAACGTGATAAAAATCAATTCTCACATCACGCCATGGAGCTTAGTACTGAACTTCCCCTCATCCCAGACCTGAAAAGATTCACACGGAGTGAGCTAGAGGTTGCTACAGAGTCATTTAGTGAAGAAAATGTGATAGGTCGGAGCAATTTGAGCACTGTCTACAAAGGAAGGCTTGAAGGTGATGAGCACTTTGTAGCTGTGAAGAGGCTAAACTTGGAGCAGTTTCCTGTTGAGTCTGATAAATGCTTTTTCACTGAACTGAAGGTTTTGAGCAGATTGAAGCACAGGAATTTGGTTAAGGTGTTGGGCTATGCTTGGGAATCAGGGAAAATGAAAGCTCTAACTCTGGAGTTCATGGAGAATGGAAATCTGGAAAGCATCATACACAGTCCACAAATCAATCGTTCGAGGTGGACAATCTATGAAAGGTTGCAGGTCTGCATCTCTGTTGCAAACGGGCTTGCTTACCTGCACTCAGGCTATGACTTCCCTATAGTTCACTGTGATCTCAAGCCATCAAACATCCTTTTGGATAGAGATTGGGTTGCCCATGTGAGTGACTTTGGTACAGCTCGCATGTTGGGAGTTCATTTGCAGGATGGAAGCAACCAGACCTCATCTGCAGCCTTCCAAGGCACCATTGGCTACATGGCACCAG AGTTTGCATACATGAGGAGAGCGAGCACAAAAGTGGATGTGTTCAGCTTTGGAGTGGTTATGATGGAGCTATTCACCAAGAGAAGGCCTACGGGATTgattgaagaaaatggtatttccCTTACATTGCAGCAGCTTGTGGAGAAGGCCATTGTCACTGGACTCGACAGTGTTCTCCAAATAATAGACGGCGACATGAACCTCGCGAGTGAGATAGAAGAAGAAAGAGTGACGGGGGTGTTGGAGTTAGCTTTGTCATGCACTAACTTTTCTGCAGAGGACCGGCCAGACATGAACGAAGTGCTCTTATCGTTGCTGAGACTGATCCGGGACAAGAATTAG